A single Desulfovibrio piger DNA region contains:
- a CDS encoding flavodoxin family protein has protein sequence MRILSLLGSPRANGTTHTVARLIAGGLSCGGAVEEIALREKHIRPCRGCQSCAAAPHACPLARTDDAEAVFAAIAAADVVLWTSPVYFYGLPAQAKALVDRSQRIWAGVEAGRPAGKGPLVLAALAAARPRGEQLFTGSLLGLKYFFASFGARMADTRTLRGLSCPGDLLSRPDLCAGLERWGRDWAARLAEARP, from the coding sequence ATGCGCATCCTTTCCCTGCTGGGCAGCCCCCGCGCCAACGGCACCACCCACACCGTGGCCCGCCTCATCGCCGGAGGGCTGTCCTGCGGCGGGGCGGTGGAGGAGATCGCCCTGCGGGAAAAGCACATCCGCCCCTGCCGGGGCTGCCAGAGCTGTGCCGCCGCGCCCCATGCCTGCCCGCTGGCACGGACGGACGATGCCGAGGCCGTCTTTGCGGCCATCGCCGCCGCGGACGTGGTCCTGTGGACATCGCCCGTCTATTTCTATGGCCTGCCCGCCCAGGCCAAGGCCCTGGTGGACCGCTCCCAGCGCATCTGGGCCGGGGTCGAGGCGGGCCGTCCCGCCGGGAAGGGACCCCTGGTGCTGGCGGCCCTGGCGGCGGCCCGTCCGCGCGGGGAGCAGCTCTTCACCGGCAGCCTGCTGGGCCTGAAATACTTTTTCGCCAGTTTCGGCGCCCGGATGGCGGATACCCGCACCCTGCGGGGCCTGTCCTGTCCCGGGGACCTGCTCTCCCGTCCCGACCTGTGCGCCGGTCTTGAGCGCTGGGGCCGGGACTGGGCCGCCCGCCTGGCGGAGGCCCGCCCGTGA
- a CDS encoding ComF family protein has product MPAGQDAAGERDRDASPRRPFPLIRLARLLGFTEHRCPVCGTPVDAAGKDLSGPEAGMLAHGLCPACARALRPSGGGRCRACGLPLPWPAAGQPLLCGDCLASPPPWQGLALHGQYRGALRRLILRFKHGGRPSLAFLLAGLLLDAASCLPLPDAVLGIPQHKDHLRRRGYNQAHELAVALGLMLSLPVRPGLLRRPAAVPHQTGLTASRRRRNAAGTFRADGVRGLRLWLVDDIITTGSTLRAAGEELRRAGAARVDVLALARTPLP; this is encoded by the coding sequence ATGCCCGCCGGGCAGGATGCCGCCGGGGAGAGGGACCGGGACGCGTCGCCGCGGCGGCCCTTCCCCCTGATACGGCTGGCCCGGCTGCTGGGATTCACCGAGCACCGCTGCCCGGTCTGCGGCACGCCCGTGGACGCTGCCGGAAAGGATCTCTCCGGCCCGGAGGCCGGGATGCTGGCCCACGGGCTCTGCCCCGCCTGCGCCCGGGCCCTGCGCCCTTCCGGCGGGGGGCGCTGCCGGGCCTGCGGACTGCCCCTGCCCTGGCCCGCCGCCGGACAGCCGCTGCTGTGCGGGGACTGTCTGGCCTCGCCGCCGCCCTGGCAGGGACTGGCGCTGCACGGCCAGTACCGCGGGGCCCTGCGCCGGCTCATCCTGCGTTTCAAGCACGGCGGCAGGCCGTCCCTGGCCTTCCTGCTGGCCGGTCTGCTGCTGGATGCCGCGTCCTGTCTGCCCCTGCCCGACGCTGTGCTGGGCATCCCCCAGCATAAGGACCACCTGCGCCGGCGCGGCTACAACCAGGCACACGAGCTGGCCGTGGCGCTGGGGCTTATGCTCTCCCTCCCCGTCCGTCCCGGCCTGCTGCGGCGGCCGGCGGCCGTCCCGCACCAGACAGGGCTCACGGCCTCCCGGCGACGGCGCAACGCCGCCGGGACGTTCCGGGCCGACGGTGTCCGGGGGCTGCGCCTGTGGCTGGTGGACGACATCATCACCACCGGCAGCACCCTGCGGGCCGCCGGTGAAGAGCTGCGCCGTGCCGGGGCCGCGCGCGTGGACGTGCTGGCCCTGGCGCGCACGCCCCTGCCCTGA
- a CDS encoding tetratricopeptide repeat protein, with product MNTAPSACDLTRRDLMDMDALLMQELGKFIQCSHHALYFPTAHAPRQPELLPRERRLLLPLYRQGSLLGVLMLHGVKVRDARALLPQLPAIAGLCLELLARVKATRVDAVTGLATENVLYGAMEDEAARVRELFADPSRGDGEHSPLHRLCMGLVLLHFSNGREIVGRMGFRFADELMRRAAEALREELPSDVVAARVGRFGMALLLPSVSGRSACQKTAEAALARMAGAALPAPLTGRTIRPRLSAGHAVYPQDMEGAELRLPMFEQARMLMERARLAARMTSQPGAPRVMPFARILQDGGTVLRALPQGRVRVGLGAQAKAREGMRFAVWGPSGQDGAGNPYKGEVVLLQVREFHSVAETVHLADATAPLEAGDRLSLLEVPSLAAFPHAPGGRAAAADVPGTPGQEGSAAADTEPDGAPAAGSVREGRARIPALEDGACAGIYGHGDFLHLFAQEKERTGRFVLAIVRVDVPHDARQEAALGECLAAWRQIPELCAGEPLAGLYGSNALIFFHADSSAEALLPHYTALCARLEAAGLPVSAGLAGYPFLHYRKGEMPDCALKALEYAQLLPPPRAGLCNSLALNISADRRYALGDVFGAIDEYKLALLADAENVLARNSLGVCMAALGRYHEARRHFLEALRYKGDAGPERQARIAQTHYNLGTVCQQLGERRSAARYYRECIKDAPEHVYAHLRLGQLCEEGGRRNEARRFYELAAAIEDRQSEQAGEQRPSLARRYLARLAARQRHGGEARELLHDTLLRNPFDAAAMLLLARLYLDGDEDPAMAELLARKSVGLRDTPEGWQVLARALRALGREEEASLAEAHASVG from the coding sequence ATGAATACCGCTCCTTCCGCCTGTGACCTGACCCGCAGGGACCTCATGGACATGGACGCCCTCCTGATGCAGGAACTGGGCAAGTTCATCCAGTGTTCGCACCATGCCCTGTATTTCCCCACCGCCCATGCGCCGCGCCAGCCGGAACTGCTGCCGCGCGAACGCCGCCTGCTCCTGCCCCTGTACCGGCAGGGGAGCCTGCTGGGCGTGCTCATGCTGCACGGCGTCAAGGTGCGGGATGCCCGTGCCCTGCTGCCGCAGCTGCCCGCCATCGCCGGCCTTTGCCTGGAGCTGCTGGCCCGGGTCAAGGCCACGCGCGTGGATGCCGTGACCGGCCTGGCCACGGAGAACGTGCTCTACGGCGCCATGGAAGACGAGGCCGCCCGGGTGCGCGAGCTCTTCGCGGACCCTTCCCGGGGGGACGGCGAACACTCGCCCCTGCACCGGCTGTGCATGGGCCTGGTGCTGCTGCATTTTTCCAACGGGCGCGAGATCGTGGGCCGCATGGGCTTCCGTTTCGCCGATGAGCTCATGCGCCGCGCGGCCGAAGCCCTGCGGGAGGAGCTGCCGTCGGATGTGGTGGCCGCGCGCGTGGGACGCTTCGGCATGGCCCTGCTGCTGCCCTCGGTGAGCGGCCGCAGCGCCTGCCAGAAGACGGCCGAGGCCGCCCTGGCCCGCATGGCCGGTGCCGCCCTGCCCGCGCCCCTGACGGGCAGGACCATACGTCCCCGCCTGAGTGCCGGTCATGCCGTGTACCCGCAGGACATGGAAGGCGCGGAACTGCGTCTGCCCATGTTCGAGCAGGCCCGCATGCTCATGGAGCGCGCCCGGCTCGCGGCCCGCATGACCTCCCAGCCCGGGGCGCCGCGCGTCATGCCCTTTGCCCGCATCCTCCAGGACGGCGGCACCGTGCTCCGGGCCCTGCCCCAGGGTCGGGTGCGTGTGGGCCTGGGGGCCCAGGCCAAGGCCCGGGAAGGCATGCGCTTCGCTGTGTGGGGCCCTTCGGGACAGGACGGGGCCGGCAATCCGTACAAGGGCGAAGTGGTGCTGCTGCAGGTGCGGGAATTCCATTCCGTGGCCGAGACCGTGCATCTGGCCGATGCCACGGCGCCGCTGGAAGCCGGTGACAGGCTCAGCCTGCTGGAAGTGCCCTCCCTTGCCGCTTTCCCTCATGCGCCGGGCGGCAGGGCCGCTGCCGCCGATGTGCCCGGCACGCCCGGGCAGGAAGGAAGCGCCGCGGCGGATACGGAGCCGGACGGGGCCCCCGCCGCCGGGAGCGTGCGGGAAGGGCGCGCCCGCATCCCGGCGCTGGAGGACGGCGCCTGCGCGGGCATCTACGGTCATGGGGATTTTTTGCATCTTTTCGCCCAGGAGAAAGAGCGCACGGGGCGTTTCGTGCTGGCCATCGTGCGGGTGGATGTCCCGCATGACGCACGGCAGGAAGCGGCCCTGGGCGAATGCCTCGCGGCCTGGCGGCAGATCCCCGAACTGTGCGCCGGAGAGCCTCTGGCCGGGCTGTACGGCAGCAATGCCCTGATCTTCTTCCATGCGGACAGCAGTGCCGAGGCCCTGCTGCCCCACTACACGGCCCTGTGCGCCCGCCTGGAAGCGGCCGGGCTGCCGGTCTCGGCCGGTCTTGCCGGCTATCCCTTCCTGCATTACCGCAAGGGCGAGATGCCCGACTGCGCCCTCAAGGCCCTGGAGTACGCCCAGCTGCTGCCCCCGCCGCGCGCGGGCCTGTGCAACTCCCTGGCCCTGAACATCAGCGCGGACCGCCGCTATGCGCTGGGGGACGTCTTCGGCGCCATCGACGAATACAAGCTGGCCCTGCTGGCCGATGCGGAAAACGTGCTGGCCCGCAATTCCCTGGGCGTCTGCATGGCCGCCCTGGGCCGGTATCACGAGGCCCGGCGCCACTTTCTGGAGGCCCTGCGCTACAAGGGCGATGCCGGACCGGAACGCCAGGCGCGCATCGCCCAGACCCATTACAATCTGGGCACGGTCTGCCAGCAGCTGGGCGAGCGCCGTTCCGCGGCCCGCTATTACCGGGAATGCATCAAGGACGCCCCGGAGCATGTCTATGCCCATCTGCGTCTGGGGCAGCTGTGCGAGGAAGGCGGGCGCCGCAACGAGGCCCGGCGCTTCTACGAGCTGGCCGCCGCCATCGAGGACAGGCAGTCGGAGCAGGCCGGGGAACAGCGGCCCAGCCTCGCCCGGCGCTATCTGGCCCGGCTCGCGGCCCGGCAGCGGCATGGCGGCGAGGCCCGCGAGCTGCTGCACGATACCCTGCTGCGCAATCCGTTCGATGCGGCGGCCATGCTTTTGCTGGCCCGCCTGTATCTGGACGGTGACGAGGATCCGGCCATGGCCGAGCTGCTGGCCCGCAAGAGCGTGGGCCTGCGCGACACGCCCGAAGGCTGGCAGGTGCTGGCCCGGGCCCTGCGCGCTCTGGGCCGCGAAGAGGAAGCCAGCCTGGCCGAGGCGCACGCCTCCGTGGGCTAG
- a CDS encoding MBL fold metallo-hydrolase, translating to MPYSVYPLGPLETNSYLVHKDGQAVVIDAGGDPAPILHDLRAKGLTLAAICLTHRHFDHMYGVATLVKETGAPVYSPVHDACLIGTESSDGGIWGFPPVPAFESRDLPTGQQVFGGMACTVLDTPGHTPGGVSYYFPDEKAVFTGDALFYRSLGRTDFPGGDHDTLLRSIRKVLFALPEETAVLPGHGPATSIGNERRNNPFCGDFV from the coding sequence ATGCCGTATTCCGTCTATCCTCTGGGGCCGCTGGAGACCAACAGCTATCTCGTCCACAAGGACGGTCAGGCCGTGGTCATCGATGCCGGCGGCGACCCCGCCCCCATCCTGCACGACCTGCGCGCCAAGGGCCTGACGCTGGCCGCCATCTGCCTCACGCACCGCCACTTCGACCATATGTACGGCGTGGCCACGCTGGTGAAAGAGACCGGCGCCCCGGTCTACTCCCCCGTCCACGATGCCTGCCTGATCGGCACGGAATCCTCCGACGGCGGCATCTGGGGCTTCCCGCCGGTGCCCGCCTTCGAGAGCCGTGACCTGCCCACGGGACAACAGGTCTTCGGCGGCATGGCCTGCACCGTGCTGGACACTCCCGGCCACACCCCCGGCGGTGTCTCCTACTACTTCCCGGACGAAAAGGCCGTCTTCACCGGCGACGCCCTCTTCTACCGTTCCCTGGGCCGCACGGACTTCCCCGGCGGCGATCACGACACCCTGCTGCGCTCCATCCGCAAGGTGCTCTTCGCCCTGCCGGAAGAAACGGCCGTCCTGCCCGGTCACGGCCCGGCCACCAGCATCGGCAACGAACGCCGCAACAACCCCTTCTGCGGGGACTTCGTCTGA